In Lolium perenne isolate Kyuss_39 chromosome 5, Kyuss_2.0, whole genome shotgun sequence, the sequence TGGTGCAGTGACATGTAATAAACCGCATACATACTGGAACTAAGTTTCCACTAGACATGATCGCATATTgatacatagggtggtggtgaaaCAGTAGCACGGTTGTAAAGAAGCACCCAATGAAACGCAAAATATTCGTAGGTTAATTCAAAACAACACATTTATCTCAGCATGACCACTTAAGGAATAAACCCAATAGTTTATCTACTAGTTTGATATGAATAGCAAGCACTGTACTGCTACAATCAAAATACTTCAAATCAACTAATCAAATATTAATCATTAAATAAGAATTTAACCTACATGGTAGAGAGATAAAGCAGCCAGATACTTACAATATGGAGATGGAGCAACCGGAGGAGATTTGGTTGTTCTGCTACTTCGTTTCTTCCGTGGAGGCATAGAATGTCGAAAATTAGGCACTTGGGGTGAATGTATTGGCATCATTTGGTAAGCTGGTCCAGGGACTGCATTTGGCACATGATCAGGAGATGGTAAGGGACGGGGAGGATCTACATGGCCAGGAATTGGTGGAGACGCTGGAGGAAGGTATGGTTTATGAACTGAAGGGGGTGGAACAACAGATGGCTGTGGTGAGTGCACAAATGGAGGTGGTTTTGGGTCTCTACCAATGCAGGGTGGTTTTAACTTTGGCCTGCCAGCTGGAGGAAAGGGGTTACAGTGAGTACATGGAAAACAAGGGGGGTTGTTCGGTAAAGGGGGAGAAGACCGAGGAGGCAGACTAAAAGTTGGGGGTCCAGGATAGGGGACACTCCCAGATGGAGGCAAAGATACTGGCACACTTACAGAAGGTGATGGAGAGGgggatggagatggagatggcgaAGGAGATGGACTAGGGGACAAATCTGAGATCGAGTGTTGTAGGTACGATGACAGCTGGACTCCTTTTACTTTACCAAATACAGAGTGATTAAGCCCAAGGTTTCCCGCGTTGGGTTCTTTGATTAGCTGAGCTAGCTGTTTCAATCTATATGGCAAGAGAGTCCCATCTAACACCGATGCCTCAATGATTGCTGGGGCTTCAACTGAAGAACCAATCTCATTCCTGACCTGCAAATATATTCTCTGCACATATATAACAGGCAGTGAGCTTAAATTATAAAAATAAAGCCGGTTGAATTGATAATAGATTGTGGGAAGTGGTTTAATAGGTAATACCTCGTTTGTGTTCAAGTTCAATCCAAGTTCTAACTGATCCTTTAGCTCTGTAAGATTACCCAAGATCTGATAAACGGAGTTGTTCAGCACAAAGTTGAATAGTGGGACTGTGCTCGACCATACAGAACCAGACTGCACAGGAACAACAGTGATTCCTCCAGGGAATCTCAAGAGCTCAATGGAAGATGGATGCCCAAAGAGTGATGGTGTCAAGGACAGGTTCAGCTGCTGCAGCATCATCCCAACTAAGGATGATCTCAGTACACTAAGGGCCGGCAAACTTATTGAAGCATCTTTTGGATAAGGAAGAACACCAAAAACCACATGTGTGGAGTATTTAGAAGTTAATGATTGCATCGAAACAACAGAAACCTGTTAAACAAAATATTTGAGTTAACCAATGGTGAAGGCAGAAGAAATAGAAGGGGTAATAAATGTAAAAATATTGCCCACCTTGCTATTAGGTACACCAATCTCTTCAAATATGTCACTCCCTATTCTGTCCATGTGAGCAGTGAGGAATGACACAGGCTTCTCCAACGTGAAACCAACCTTGATTTGAGCTGAAACAGAGAAAACAGTCATTTTAATCAATACTCAAATCCATAATTTCGCATCATTAAAATATAATCCCATGTAGGAAATACAAATGACATTTGTGCAAACAAACAGTTATAGAAAAATGATCGCCAAGTTAGAAAAAAAATGAATGAAACAATGTGGCTTAGCTCTGTTGAGCATTGGCACTATTAAGTAGAACGTACATAAACAACCCAGCAGCAGAACAAACTGATGCAGCATAACAAAAGTAACTTCCATAGTAACGCAAAAGCATTTATCTGGTAATGATAAAGAGAAATGGGTTGAGATAATGAGCATTCAACAAAGAACCAGTGAGTTACTACGAGTCAAATAAAGGATTAAGAGTCGCTCGACGAGTCTTTGAGACTGTACTTGTGTTCCAACCAAAAACATTGGGACCTTAGAGACTCAATTCGACTCGTCGACTCATAATCCTTGAGTCGAATGCACCGACTTAACTGTGCCAACAGAAGCGATGGACAGGAACGCAACCACCATTATCGGTAACATTGGGAAGGCGGCAACATAGAATAACTCTGGTACACTAGCACGGAAAATTGATCTCAATGGGGAAGATAAAATATACATACAGCAGGAGCAAATGATGCAGGTTTTACAGAGAGCACTGCCACTTATAAATATTATGTATCAGGTATTAGACAGAGTACCTTAATTACATGGTAAGAATAGATTGTCCTGCAAACATTTGAAACACCTATATTGAGGGTCTTAGATTCTACTAAAATACATGGAATttagaattttaaaaaaatgctACCAGGCTCACTGGTATTTTATTTACATGTTTCTCCCAAAACTACACCCTCCCCAACTCCCCTTCCATTCGGCCCAATCCTTCATTGAACAAGTGAATACTTGATAGATAGGCACACATAGGCACGGTATGTCAGCATCATAACAATGAAAACTTCATAACATAACATCATAACATGAATAGAACTTTGTATAACTCAGCTTTTACTTCCCCAGCAGATAaaaatcatatcaatactatataGTAATAAAATACAAAACTATATAACTAGGGTATTAGTTGAATCCAATTTTTGAAATTAGTTACATCAGCTAACTAACCATTCACCAACCAGACAGTTGAACATCCCACATCACCAAACGGCAGAACTGAGTATAGTAAAATCGCGCAAAAATCGTAGATCCAGGGAGACGGGTTCGAAGTAGGGAACACCGGCCCGACATCACGAACTCCCATCGCGTCGATCCGCCTCCGGAGTCCCCACCAGGCTCAAGCGAACGCCCAATTGCCAAGCTACCGCAACTAAAGTACTAAAACTCATGCATCACGAAGACCGGTGGAAGGCGAAGGGCTCACCGGCGAGAACATCGGGGTCGTCGGAGATGAACCCCTTGGGGCGAGACGGCAGGAGGAGGGACAGCGCCGGGACGAGGACCCCGACAGCGAGCGCGAGCACGAACACGCACCGGAACGAGACGGACCGGCCGATCGCGCCGGCGACGGCCCgcacccctcctcctcctccgcctcccgcggCGACCGCGGCGCCTCCCGCGCCGCCCTGCTCGACATCGAGGGGCTTCCCCATTCCGAGCGCATCTGACTTGGCCCCCGCGATCCCCAGCTCCCCAGCCCGCCGCCGCGAGCGCGCGAGGCGGCTACGGCCGGGCGACGCGCGCGCGCGCTTGCTGCTGCTACCACCTCCCGCCGGCGAGACTGTCGGCTAAGTAGGGTTCTCTCTCTCGCTCGCCTCCACCTCGTTCCCCCTCTTTGGATTTATCCCCTTGTTTTGTGCCTGAGGTGGGTGCCAAGTATGCGGTGACACTGACTTTTCCGCTTTGCTAATCGCTAGTACTAGTGCTATTTCTGCAAAGATATTAGTATTCGAGTTACTGCTGCTATAATTCCGTTTGGGCATCGCCGTCAGCGACGCTGCTCGTTCTAACCACCTGCGAGGCGAAATCCCACCTTCCTTTGCAGACCAACCGGGCATGTGAGGACATGTGGCGACCTAGCTCAGTTGCAGTTCTTTTTTCAGCCTGTGTGTTCTAAAAAAATCACCTTCATCACATGTCACTTGCCAACTGGGGCATGATAATGCACTTGTGCGCCTAGTTCTGCTTTTTTTCTTTACTGGCTGATGTGTGTTGTATGTTGGGTGTCATTAGGTGGCCTAGATAGATTGGCTTTGGCTGGCCCAATCAGTTGAGTTTGAGTGTGATGGGAGGAAGAGGGCACGAGAAATGTCCTAGTGAGCTTGTTTTGTTTTACACGTGTTGTGCGATGTGGCCTCATTGCATGATATGGGACTTATACTTCGTAAACAATAGTTCTGTTTTGGAACACGGAGTATGGTGCAAGAAGTACTATAAAGGGTAAGCCTGCATCATTTGCTCTCTgtaaaggtacactaataatgcttGATTGGATGTCAAATTTTGGCAATTTTACCCAAAAGACTAGTTCCCTCACTGAAGCTTTTGTGACCAAACTTTCGTATTTCAAAAAACATAGTAGCTGAGTAAGCCACAGTACACACGCTACATCAGCTCTCAGTGTGCACGCGAACAGCAAGAAATCCCACATCAAAGATGTGCGTTGTATTATGGGAAATGCATTTTGGCTCTCAGGTGTAGATACACCCATTACTCAGAAAACCTATTTTAGAATGTaaaaaaaaaaagttaaaaaTATATATAGCTGTACACCTGCACATTCTATGTCCGTACACAAATTTTCGCGAAATAATGACATTTTTTGTGACTTGTATAAAAAAGACATTTTCGGTACTCAAAAATGGCTTCTTGCGAGACATTTATTTGTCATTTTAACACAGCCCATAAAAAATATCTTCTCCCAACAAAACTTTGTGCACAAACATAATATATCCGGATGTACACCCAggattttttttcagaattttttaataTATTTAAAATGCAATTTTCATGATAGGTGTATTtgcacctatgagccaaaacaccatgTCCGTAGTATTATGCTCAATATGTTACAGTCAACAGTGTAATACATTCTTCTCTACCATAAGCCCTCAACCTTCGGTGAGACCTTACAATTTGGTAAAGGCGTAGGGCAGCCACCTTCGTGACATAAAACCCTGTAAATTAGCATCATATAGACCTATATCTACAGTTACATTCCGCCTCAGATGGTTCGGAATTCATCATGCAGTTAAAAGTTACTGAAAAACAAAACCCGCCTTTGCAGTATCACACTCCCATTCATGGTTCAGGAAGTTCCAAGCAGCAAAACTGCAACCACAGCGACCTCATAGTAAGGACAGCTTTGTAGACAGTGCAGAACAAACATTTGAAGAAATCCGAGCATCACTTCAGGAATGGAGAGctgcaagtttaacacatgaagatTTATTTTCCATTACATAATGATGGTGGACTGACAGCAAAGTGAAGCAACACCGATGTAAACGAAGCAGACTGCAACTGCTAGTACTGTGGGTTTGGAAAAATCAGAATTCAATTGGTGCAATGACATGTAATAAACTGCATACATACTGGAACTAAGTTCCCACTAGACATGATCGCATATTgatacatagggtggtggtgaaaACAGTAGCATGGTTGTAAAGAAGCACCCAATGAAACGCAAAATATTCGTAGGTTAATTCAAAACAACACATTTATCTCAGCATGACCACTTAAGGAATAAACTATTGCCAATAGTTTATCTACTAGTTTGATATGAATAGCAAGCACTGTACTGCTACAATCAAAACACTTCGAATCAACTAATCAAATATTAATCATTAAATAAGAATTATAACCTACATGGTAGAGAGATGAAGCAACGAGATACTTACAATATGGAGATGGAGCAACCGGAGGAGATTTGGTTGTTCTGCTACTTCGTTTCTTCCGTGGAGGCATAGAATGTCGAAAATTAGGCACTTGGGGTGAATGTATTGGCATCATTTGGTAAGCTGGTCCAGGGACTGCATTTGGCACATGATCAGGAGATGGTAAGGGACGGGGAGGATCTACATGGCCAGGAATTGGTGGAGACGCTGGAGGAAGGTATGGTTTATGAACTGAAGGGGGTGGAACAACAGATGGCTGTGGTGAGTGCACAAATGGAGGCGGCTTAGGGTCTCTACCAATGCAGGGTGGTTTTAACTTTGGCCTACCAGCTGGAGGAAAGGGGTTACAGTGAGTACATGGAAAACAAGGGGGGGTGTTCGGTAAAGGGGGAGAAGCACGAGGAGGCAGACTAAAAGTTGGGGGTCCAGGATAGGGGATACTCCCAGATGGAGGCAAAGATACTGGCACACTTACAGAAGGTGATGGAGAGGGGGATGGAGATGgggatggagatggagatggtgaAGGAGATGGACTAGGGGACAAATCTGATATCGAGTGTTGTAGGTACGATGACAACTGGACTCCTTTTACTTTACCAAATACAGAGTGATTAAGCCCAAGGTTTCCCACGTCAGGTTCTTTGATTAGCTGAGCTAACTGCTTCAATCTATATGGCAAGAGAGTCCCATCTAACACCGATGCCTCAATGATTGCTGGGGCTTCAACTGAAGAACCAATCTCATTCCTGACCTGCAAATATATTCTCTGCACATACATAATAGGCAGTGAGCTTAAATTATAAAAACAAAGCCGGTTCAATTGATGATAGATTGTGGAAAGTGGTTTAATAGGTAATACCTCGTTTGAGTTCAAGTTCAATCCAAGTTCTAACTGATCCTTTAGCTCTGTAAGATTACCCAAGATCTGATAAACGGAGTTGTTCAACACAAAGTTGAATAGTGGGACTGTGCTCGTCCATACAGAACCAGACTGCACAGGAACAACAGTAATTCCTCCAGGGAATCTTAAGAGCTCAATGGAAGATGGATGCCCAAAGAGTGATGGTGTCAAGGACAGGTTCAGCTGCTGCAGCATCATCCCAACTAAGGATGATCTCAGTACACTAAGGGCCGGCAAACTTATTGAAGCATCTTTTGGGTAAGGAAGAACACCAAAAACCACATGTGTGGAGTATTTAGAAGTTAATGAGTTCATCGAAACAATAGAAACCTGTTAAACAAAATATTTGAGTTAACCAATTGTGAAGACAGAAGAATAGAAGGGATAATAAATGTAAAAATATTGCCCACCTTACTATTAGGTACACCAATCTCTTCAAATATGTCACTCCCTATTCTGTCCATGTGAGCAGTGAGGAATGACGCAGGCTTCTCCAACGTGAAACCAACCTTGATTTGAGCTGAAACAGAGAAAACAGTCATTTTAATCAATACTCAAATCCATTATTTCGCATCATTAAAATATAATTCCATGTAGGAAATACAATTGACATTTGTGCAAACAAACAGCTACAGAAAAACGATCGCCAACTTAGAAGAAAAAAGAATGAAACAATGTGGCTTAGCTCTGTTGAGCATTGGCACTGTTAAGTGGAACATAAATAAACAACCCAGCAGCAGAATAGGATTATTAGTGTATGACACAAGCATATGAAAAAACTGATGCAACATAACAAAAATAACTTTTCCATAGCAACTCATGAGCATTTATCTGGTAATGGTAAAGAGAAATGGGTTGAGATAATGAGCATTCAACGAAGAACCACTGAGTTACTACGAGTCAAATAAAGGATTAAGAGTCGCTCGACGAGTCTATGAGACTACTTGTGTTCCAACCAAAAACATTGGGACCTTAGAGACTTCAATTCGACTCATCGACTCATAATCCTTGAGTCGAATGCACCGACTTAACTGTGCCAACAGAAGCGATGGACTGGATCCCTAGTTAACGCAACCACCTTTATCGGTAGCATTGGGAAGGCGTCGAACATAGAATAACTCTGGTACACTAGCACAGAAAATTGATCTCAATAGGGAAGATAAAATATACATACAGCAGGAGCAAATGATGCAGGTTTTACAGAGAGCACTGCCACTTATAAATATTATGTATCAGGTATTAGACAGAGTACCTTAATTATGTATCCCGTGGAGAAACTATTACCTGGTGGAATGTGTCACGCCTCCACCTCGGATCCGTGGACAACGAGTCGCCGGTCCCGAGAATTCAGTGCATGGACCGACGAGTGAACAAGGGACCCACACGTCAGAGGTATAAGAAACACGGTGAGCGGCAAGGAACATTGGCTCTCAGAGATCATGTGTTGTGACTGCACTCTAAGATTATCTTCGCACACATGTGCAGCTCACCTGTTGCTTCTATTCCGTCTCCAATTATGCATCCCGTCTCTGTGCTTGTTGTTGAATTTGTGGTGCAAAATTCAATCGTAGATTGGGACACCACAATTTGCTATCAGATTCCTGGATATTTTACTAGTGCTCAAATCCTGGTAATCGAATCCACGGCTCATAGGCAAAGGTGTCAGGCCACATCGGTGATGCAACGTGGAATCTTTAGCTAGGTTGGGGTAGATCTAGAGAAGAGCAAGCGATGGCACCATCCAGGAAGAGCTAAGCCATTAGCGCGCGCTGGGAAATCTTGTTTGGGAGAAGAGTGGATACCATTTAGAAAACCTTGGCAAAACTCCTAACTGGGTTCGCATGGGTAACCACCAACATCATATCCATCTCCGACAAGGTGTGTGGTTTCCGACAACAAATGGAGTATTTGGCGTCGGTCCAGACTCAGGTGGCTCCTACAAAGCCTACTCCAAAATCATATGCAAGTGCAACAATTACACCGCTTCTTCGCGCCGAGTCACTATAAGAACCTATGGCATACCTTGATAGATTTTTAATTAGATGGGGCTCCCAAATTGTCTACATTTTTTTGCCTGGCATATCGATGTTTAACAGAGTAGCAAAGGATGCGGACAATTATACATCGTACTCTAGTCTAGTCCATACTGACACATAATGGTGCTGTTGTAAGTGGCATACAAGAGTGGCACTTTATAATGCGCCCTCTCAAAAAAGGAAGAAATAATTATTGCTTCGTCCATTGATGTGAACGATGTTAATTATGGGTCCTACACTCTAGAATGGTCAAGCACATCCAGCTAACGGGTTAGGCTTGTTTCTTCCTTTTAACTTATATACCTAAggttaccaccggcgcacctaATACGGCGGTGCGTTGGgggtaattttttatttttttaccagAATCTAAAAGTTTAAAAGAGTCAtgattctgttttgaatttgactaTTCCATTTTTGTCGAAACAACATAGGTCGTTGAATTCggataggaaatttcgcgtagatacattttgataaaaaaaaaggtcttcatcggaggtcgtatgcaacctgaAATTCCGTTTTACCGAAAAACGATGCCATTTTGCAAAATATATCAAAATTCCTATTTTCAAATTTTTTCAAtaaaactagatgacataatacatgggcatttcaaatgattttattttttgaattttctatcattttattttattttttcgaaaactgaaaaggcggtCCATGGGGGTGTGGAGGAAAAATGGCAGCTCCTCCTAGGCACCACCATATTGGTGCGTCAGGGGTAATTTGATTACCCCCGGTGCACCAATATGGTGGTGCGCCAACAGTAGGAGAAGCTGCCCATTTTTTGTGGCCCGAACCTGGCCGCAAATTACTCCGGGGGCACCAAATATGGttgtgcgccggcggtaagggagCATCAGCGGCGCCCTATATAGTGGCGCGCCGGTGGTAAATAGCACCGGCGTACCTAAAATGgagtgcgccggcggtaacctttgcagctataggccttttcctagtagtgaccaTTGGTCTTCTTGATTTCCACCAGATGGTAGTTTGGTGTAATCCGAAGTATCTCAGTATTGATGGACATTACACATTTCCTACCCGGTTGCAAACTCTCCACCTTTAACAATCCACCATCTTTCTTCATGAGCTTTAGCCCAAGCTCTTTGCAATGTCCTCGAGCTTTGTGATGATTGTTGCAGCTGTGCTGGTAGATGTAAATTTTGACTCT encodes:
- the LOC127301810 gene encoding uncharacterized protein; the encoded protein is MGKPLDVEQGGAGGAAVAAGGGGGGGVRAVAGAIGRSVSFRCVFVLALAVGVLVPALSLLLPSRPKGFISDDPDVLAAQIKVGFTLEKPVSFLTAHMDRIGSDIFEEIGVPNSKVSVVSMQSLTSKYSTHVVFGVLPYPKDASISLPALSVLRSSLVGMMLQQLNLSLTPSLFGHPSSIELLRFPGGITVVPVQSGSVWSSTVPLFNFVLNNSVYQILGNLTELKDQLELGLNLNTNERIYLQVRNEIGSSVEAPAIIEASVLDGTLLPYRLKQLAQLIKEPNAGNLGLNHSVFGKVKGVQLSSYLQHSISDLSPSPSPSPSPSPSPSPSPSVSVPVSLPPSGSVPYPGPPTFSLPPRSSPPLPNNPPCFPCTHCNPFPPAGRPKLKPPCIGRDPKPPPFVHSPQPSVVPPPSVHKPYLPPASPPIPGHVDPPRPLPSPDHVPNAVPGPAYQMMPIHSPQVPNFRHSMPPRKKRSSRTTKSPPVAPSPYYLHS
- the LOC127301811 gene encoding uncharacterized protein, which encodes MTVFSVSAQIKVGFTLEKPASFLTAHMDRIGSDIFEEIGVPNSKVSIVSMNSLTSKYSTHVVFGVLPYPKDASISLPALSVLRSSLVGMMLQQLNLSLTPSLFGHPSSIELLRFPGGITVVPVQSGSVWTSTVPLFNFVLNNSVYQILGNLTELKDQLELGLNLNSNERIYLQVRNEIGSSVEAPAIIEASVLDGTLLPYRLKQLAQLIKEPDVGNLGLNHSVFGKVKGVQLSSYLQHSISDLSPSPSPSPSPSPSPSPSPSPSPSVSVPVSLPPSGSIPYPGPPTFSLPPRASPPLPNTPPCFPCTHCNPFPPAGRPKLKPPCIGRDPKPPPFVHSPQPSVVPPPSVHKPYLPPASPPIPGHVDPPRPLPSPDHVPNAVPGPAYQMMPIHSPQVPNFRHSMPPRKKRSSRTTKSPPVAPSPYSLHS